One Serpentinicella alkaliphila DNA segment encodes these proteins:
- a CDS encoding acetyl-CoA hydrolase/transferase family protein — protein sequence MKDWQMVYKSKVVTPEKAVKNIKSGDRVVVAHAAAEPQIITEAMVKNYESYTGVEVVHMVPLGKGEYMSPGMEKHFRHNGLFLGGKTRGAIAEGRGDYTPSFFFEIPRLFKKDILPVDVALIQVSKPDIQGYCSFGVSVDYTKSATEKAKLVIAQVNDQMPRTHGESFIHISEIDYIVESSQPILELPTPKIGEVERKIGEYCASLIEDGSTLQLGIGGIPDAVLSFLKEKSDLGIHSEMFSDGVLELVMNGNVTNKLKTLHKDRFIATFLMGSKKLYDFVNDNPSVLMYPVDYVNHPAVIAQNYKMVSVNSAIQVDLMGQVAAETIGYKQFSGTGGQVDFVRGTSLAQDGKSIIALPSVASGGKISRITPILDEGAAVTTSRNDVHYIVTEYGIANLKGKTLRERAKELIKIAHPSFREILTEKAILKYKSL from the coding sequence ATGAAAGACTGGCAGATGGTATATAAAAGCAAGGTTGTTACTCCAGAAAAGGCTGTGAAAAACATAAAGTCTGGTGATAGAGTAGTTGTTGCTCATGCTGCTGCAGAGCCACAAATTATTACGGAGGCTATGGTAAAAAACTATGAGAGTTATACTGGGGTAGAGGTAGTTCATATGGTTCCTCTAGGAAAAGGAGAATATATGAGTCCAGGAATGGAAAAACATTTTAGACATAATGGACTTTTCTTAGGAGGGAAAACAAGAGGTGCCATAGCTGAAGGTAGAGGTGACTATACTCCAAGCTTTTTCTTTGAAATACCAAGACTTTTTAAAAAGGATATTTTGCCAGTAGATGTAGCATTAATTCAAGTCTCTAAACCAGATATTCAGGGCTATTGTAGTTTCGGGGTTTCTGTAGATTATACAAAGAGCGCTACTGAGAAAGCAAAATTAGTTATTGCTCAAGTGAATGATCAGATGCCTAGAACACATGGAGAAAGCTTTATTCATATTAGTGAGATTGACTATATTGTAGAATCTTCCCAACCAATTTTAGAGCTGCCAACCCCTAAAATTGGCGAAGTCGAAAGAAAAATAGGAGAATATTGTGCTAGTTTAATCGAGGACGGCTCAACTCTTCAGTTAGGCATAGGTGGAATACCTGATGCAGTACTGTCATTTCTTAAGGAAAAAAGTGACCTAGGAATTCATTCCGAAATGTTTTCGGATGGGGTACTAGAATTAGTTATGAATGGTAACGTCACAAACAAGTTGAAAACCCTACACAAGGATAGATTTATTGCCACTTTCCTTATGGGAAGCAAAAAATTATATGATTTCGTAAACGATAATCCTAGTGTATTAATGTATCCTGTAGATTATGTTAATCACCCTGCTGTTATAGCACAAAATTATAAGATGGTTTCAGTAAACTCAGCAATACAAGTGGATTTAATGGGTCAGGTTGCAGCAGAAACTATCGGATATAAGCAGTTTAGTGGTACTGGTGGCCAGGTAGATTTTGTTAGGGGTACTTCCTTAGCCCAAGATGGAAAATCAATTATTGCATTACCATCGGTGGCCTCGGGAGGGAAAATCTCTAGAATTACACCTATTCTTGACGAAGGAGCAGCTGTTACAACATCCAGAAATGACGTTCACTATATTGTTACCGAATACGGTATTGCAAATTTAAAGGGAAAAACCTTAAGAGAGAGGGCTAAAGAACTAATAAAAATAGCACATCCTAGCTTTAGAGAAATACTGACAGAAAAGGCTATTTTAAAGTATAAGAGCTTATAA
- a CDS encoding IS1634 family transposase, translated as MVKDSKLDYSFSNLMFYQVLGRLFNPSSKLEVASRKDDFLYDFSFVNSDNIYSSLDVFSGFNKHKSKALTDGVQLIKNMEILLDTVDSEAKKILEYNIKNTSDELEQNIATYDKNFEMNENKLFKHLNDHIGKIIPDRNMSLAFYDCTTYYFESFDEDGFRERGMSKDNKRNETQVVMGLLIDTNGIPISYRLFKGNKHELHTMEEVIDDILNNYTIKEIIIVADRGLNSRANLEMIRGKGLSYIVGSKGSAVPKDLKEKKFNSSWNITSNAEAKYKSGYITSKRKVSQNDETYDELIIKKYSDVYKEREMFKQEKMIERAKKNIKDFTINSTTKSKSKYYKAVENPKEKINIEIDEEIIKQEQENFGYFYIVTNKVDMNPKRYNGSL; from the coding sequence ATGGTGAAAGATTCTAAACTAGATTATTCCTTTAGTAACTTAATGTTCTATCAGGTACTTGGTAGATTATTTAATCCTTCAAGCAAGCTTGAAGTGGCTTCTAGAAAAGATGATTTCCTATATGATTTCAGTTTTGTGAATAGCGATAACATTTATTCTTCCCTAGATGTTTTTTCTGGATTTAATAAACATAAATCTAAAGCACTAACAGATGGAGTTCAGCTCATAAAAAACATGGAAATCCTCTTAGATACCGTTGATTCAGAGGCTAAAAAAATATTAGAATATAACATTAAAAACACTTCTGATGAATTGGAACAAAATATAGCTACCTATGATAAAAATTTTGAAATGAATGAAAATAAACTTTTCAAACATTTAAATGATCATATAGGAAAGATTATTCCAGATAGAAATATGTCATTAGCATTTTATGACTGTACAACCTATTACTTTGAGTCTTTTGATGAAGACGGATTTAGAGAAAGAGGTATGAGTAAGGATAATAAAAGAAATGAAACACAAGTTGTTATGGGCTTACTAATAGACACCAATGGGATACCTATTTCTTATAGGCTTTTTAAAGGCAACAAACATGAATTACATACCATGGAAGAAGTCATTGACGATATATTAAATAATTACACCATAAAAGAAATCATAATAGTGGCTGATAGGGGCTTAAATTCAAGGGCTAACTTAGAGATGATTCGAGGTAAAGGGCTTAGTTACATTGTAGGTTCTAAGGGCAGTGCAGTTCCTAAAGATTTAAAAGAGAAGAAATTTAATTCATCTTGGAACATAACTTCTAATGCAGAAGCTAAATACAAAAGCGGATATATAACCAGTAAAAGAAAGGTGAGTCAGAATGATGAAACCTATGACGAATTAATCATAAAAAAATATTCAGATGTCTACAAAGAACGTGAGATGTTTAAACAAGAGAAAATGATTGAAAGAGCTAAAAAGAATATAAAGGATTTTACAATCAATTCAACAACTAAATCCAAAAGCAAGTATTATAAAGCAGTAGAAAACCCTAAAGAAAAAATAAACATTGAAATTGATGAGGAAATAATTAAACAAGAGCAAGAAAATTTCGGATATTTTTACATTGTTACAAATAAAGTGGATATGAACCCAAAGAGATATAATGGTAGCTTATAA
- a CDS encoding YeiH family protein, which produces MTNSSINKYSKGFFVSLTIAITATFVARITPSIIGSSIISLVLGMALNYFINSNTGIDEGAKFVSKRVLQFAIILMGTRLNINQVFTVGRFALFVMIFTVSAAYLSAYSFGNILNINQKLRALVGTGTAICGGSAILALSPIIDADENDIAYAISSVFLFDVLMIVTFPLIGILLNMSDLSYGLWAGTGINDTSSVVAAGYAFSNAAGDYATIVKLTRTTAIIPITLIYSAIVMYKGDKENKESHKISNVFPWFILLFLLSSIINSLGLIPSEISTTLSFLSKFLMTMALAAVGLKTNLKKMIKSGIKPIGLGFIASSVVVLVSMLAQYLATAYIFIH; this is translated from the coding sequence ATGACAAATTCTAGTATCAATAAATATTCTAAAGGGTTTTTCGTATCATTAACAATAGCTATTACTGCAACTTTTGTAGCTAGAATTACACCTAGTATTATAGGAAGTAGTATAATTTCTTTAGTATTAGGAATGGCACTAAACTATTTTATAAACTCAAACACTGGTATAGATGAGGGTGCTAAATTTGTATCAAAAAGGGTATTACAATTTGCAATTATACTAATGGGTACAAGATTAAATATAAATCAAGTTTTCACGGTCGGAAGATTCGCCTTATTTGTTATGATTTTTACAGTTTCTGCAGCATATTTATCAGCATATTCATTTGGTAATATTCTTAATATAAACCAAAAGCTAAGAGCCCTTGTTGGCACAGGAACTGCAATATGTGGAGGGTCAGCAATACTTGCTTTGTCTCCTATAATTGACGCAGATGAAAATGATATAGCCTATGCTATTTCCTCTGTATTTTTATTCGATGTACTAATGATTGTTACTTTTCCTTTAATCGGTATACTACTTAATATGTCAGACTTATCCTATGGTTTGTGGGCAGGTACAGGCATTAATGATACTTCTTCAGTGGTAGCTGCTGGCTATGCATTTAGTAATGCAGCAGGAGATTATGCCACAATAGTTAAATTAACTAGAACAACAGCCATTATTCCTATAACATTGATTTATTCTGCTATAGTAATGTATAAAGGTGATAAGGAAAACAAGGAGTCTCACAAAATTAGTAATGTTTTTCCTTGGTTTATTCTATTATTCTTACTAAGTTCAATAATAAACTCCTTAGGCTTAATACCATCTGAAATAAGTACTACCTTAAGCTTTTTGAGCAAGTTTCTAATGACTATGGCACTAGCTGCTGTTGGATTAAAAACTAACTTAAAAAAGATGATTAAGTCTGGAATAAAACCAATTGGTTTAGGGTTTATTGCCTCTTCTGTTGTTGTTTTAGTTTCAATGTTAGCCCAATATCTAGCTACAGCATATATATTTATTCACTAA
- a CDS encoding IS91 family transposase has protein sequence MNRKKITVKEILVDRYEDFKNTYWSRVPKVMREHIDDLVNKAINCSDVKNGYAEYICEDCFSVTKVPFTCKSKFCNKCGRVYTLKWEKSKQQNMLRVGHRHSVFTMPKELRNFFYARRELLKELQDAVYNVISYWYKNNRKCDYEVGIIAVVHTFGRDLKWNPHIHALVTEGAIDRNNNWWKSVEYIPYPFLKKAWQKVLLEIIKKYFNSYETRQLISEMYKRYPNGFYVNAKRKLNDTRQAVKYIGRYLARAAIAEYRIEEYDGEKVTFWYEDHNDGKKVKITMDVLEFIGKITQHIVPKGFKTVRRYGLYSRRRNKISKDIVHLYNFMKEKSIEKLLRDKRKSFEKKKTWKERIIENFGRNPLLCVKCTTEKILWRIWHKDYGVIYDIRESRDMEEILYEPISRAPLQRKVVQISLFEV, from the coding sequence ATGAATAGAAAAAAGATAACAGTTAAAGAGATATTGGTAGATAGATATGAGGACTTTAAAAACACATACTGGTCTAGAGTTCCTAAGGTTATGAGAGAACATATAGATGATCTAGTAAATAAGGCTATAAATTGTAGCGATGTTAAAAATGGATATGCCGAATATATATGTGAGGATTGTTTTAGTGTAACGAAAGTACCATTTACATGTAAAAGCAAGTTTTGCAATAAATGCGGAAGAGTATATACACTAAAATGGGAAAAAAGCAAACAACAGAACATGTTAAGGGTAGGGCATAGACATAGTGTATTTACAATGCCTAAGGAACTGAGAAACTTCTTTTATGCAAGGAGAGAATTATTAAAAGAATTGCAGGATGCAGTATACAACGTAATTTCATATTGGTATAAAAATAATAGGAAATGTGATTATGAAGTAGGTATAATAGCTGTAGTGCACACCTTTGGAAGAGATTTGAAATGGAACCCACATATACATGCATTAGTAACAGAGGGAGCAATAGATAGAAATAATAATTGGTGGAAGAGTGTTGAATATATACCATATCCATTTTTGAAGAAAGCATGGCAGAAGGTGCTACTAGAAATAATTAAGAAATATTTTAATAGTTATGAAACCAGGCAGCTAATAAGTGAGATGTATAAAAGATATCCAAATGGGTTTTATGTTAATGCAAAGAGAAAACTGAATGATACAAGACAAGCAGTAAAGTACATAGGAAGATATCTTGCTAGAGCAGCTATAGCAGAATATAGAATAGAGGAATATGATGGAGAAAAGGTTACGTTTTGGTATGAAGATCATAACGATGGAAAAAAAGTAAAGATAACTATGGATGTGTTAGAATTTATAGGAAAAATAACACAACATATAGTACCTAAAGGATTCAAGACAGTAAGAAGATATGGACTGTATTCAAGGAGAAGAAATAAGATATCCAAGGATATAGTGCATCTATATAATTTTATGAAGGAAAAGTCTATAGAAAAATTGCTTAGGGATAAGAGAAAAAGTTTTGAAAAGAAAAAGACCTGGAAAGAGAGGATTATAGAGAATTTCGGAAGAAATCCACTTTTATGTGTAAAATGTACCACTGAAAAAATTTTATGGAGAATATGGCATAAAGACTATGGGGTGATATATGATATAAGAGAATCTAGGGATATGGAGGAAATATTATATGAGCCCATTAGTAGAGCGCCATTACAAAGAAAAGTTGTACAAATATCATTGTTTGAAGTGTAA
- a CDS encoding sigma 54-interacting transcriptional regulator: MKMNYKLLEYVLNNSINGVVIVENDFSIKYMNKRAKEILELVDSYENHHLYEFFLLEELDKLERQGIDEFDKLHYKNKTLSVSTLLIDNLMGYSGKAYILQDISKYKNIVDQIDKYKELNKTLECIIHSSYDGIYVTDGQANTLMINSAYERITGIKAEEVLGRNMNDLVKEGLFSQSSSLLAIQERRQVTIRQLIKQSKEVLVTSTPVFFKNTITHVVTNVRDISELVDLKIELMDTKALNERYLTELEYIKSKLIDTPEIVVRDRNMYKVIEMSLRVARVDTTVLLNGETGVGKGELSKFIHKNSPRSKGCFVEVNCGAIPQNLIESELFGYEKGAFTGASSKGKIGLFELANNGTIFLDEISELSLDLQVKLLKIIEDKRVIRLGGNKSMPIDVRIIAATNKNIKEMVEKGKFRDDLYYRLNVVPIYIYALKERKDDIIPLSIKFLNDFNRKYNMDKKLAPSVLNKFLDYNWPGNVRELRNLIERIVVISSEKQINEDIIPEYIIKKDIKTQEDGGEYSSYKEGYEGMSLKMATQNFEAKLISHSIKKYGSIKEAAKHLDIDASTINRKLNKNRKK, translated from the coding sequence ATGAAAATGAATTATAAACTACTTGAGTATGTTTTAAACAATTCTATAAATGGTGTTGTAATCGTAGAAAATGATTTTAGTATAAAGTATATGAATAAAAGAGCTAAAGAGATTCTTGAGCTAGTGGATTCATATGAAAATCATCACTTATATGAATTTTTTTTGTTAGAGGAATTAGACAAACTTGAGAGGCAAGGTATTGATGAGTTTGATAAGCTTCATTATAAAAATAAAACATTAAGTGTGAGTACACTATTAATAGATAATTTAATGGGATATAGTGGAAAAGCATATATTCTGCAAGATATTTCAAAATATAAAAATATAGTTGATCAAATCGATAAATATAAGGAGCTTAATAAAACCCTGGAATGTATAATTCATTCTTCCTATGATGGTATATACGTAACTGATGGTCAAGCCAATACTCTTATGATAAATAGTGCCTACGAGAGAATTACCGGAATTAAAGCTGAAGAAGTATTAGGAAGGAATATGAACGACTTAGTAAAAGAGGGTCTTTTCAGTCAGTCTAGTTCATTATTAGCAATTCAGGAAAGAAGGCAGGTAACAATAAGGCAGCTTATAAAGCAGTCTAAAGAGGTTTTAGTAACTAGTACACCTGTATTTTTTAAGAATACAATTACACATGTTGTAACAAATGTTAGGGATATTTCTGAATTAGTGGATTTAAAGATAGAGCTTATGGATACAAAAGCCTTAAATGAAAGATATTTAACTGAATTAGAATATATAAAAAGCAAACTTATAGATACGCCAGAAATAGTAGTCAGGGATAGAAATATGTACAAGGTTATAGAAATGTCTTTAAGGGTAGCAAGGGTCGATACAACAGTGCTATTAAATGGAGAAACAGGTGTAGGAAAGGGAGAACTATCAAAATTTATACATAAAAATAGCCCTAGATCAAAAGGGTGTTTTGTAGAGGTAAATTGTGGTGCTATACCCCAAAATCTTATTGAGTCAGAGTTATTTGGTTATGAGAAAGGTGCATTTACTGGAGCAAGCAGTAAAGGTAAGATAGGGCTTTTTGAACTAGCTAATAATGGTACAATTTTTCTCGATGAAATATCTGAGTTGTCACTAGATTTGCAAGTTAAATTATTAAAGATTATCGAAGATAAGAGGGTTATTAGATTAGGCGGAAATAAATCTATGCCGATAGATGTCCGTATAATTGCTGCGACTAATAAAAATATTAAAGAAATGGTTGAAAAAGGAAAATTTAGAGATGATTTATATTATCGTCTAAATGTAGTTCCAATATATATATATGCCTTAAAAGAGAGAAAGGACGATATAATACCTTTAAGCATTAAGTTTTTAAATGATTTTAATAGGAAATATAATATGGATAAAAAGCTAGCCCCTAGTGTATTAAATAAATTTTTAGACTATAATTGGCCAGGAAATGTGAGGGAACTTAGAAATTTAATTGAAAGAATTGTCGTCATTTCTAGTGAGAAGCAAATAAATGAAGATATAATACCTGAGTATATTATAAAAAAAGATATAAAAACCCAGGAAGATGGCGGCGAATATTCAAGCTATAAGGAAGGTTATGAGGGTATGTCCTTAAAGATGGCTACTCAAAACTTTGAAGCAAAGTTAATAAGCCATTCAATAAAAAAATATGGTTCAATTAAAGAGGCTGCAAAGCATCTGGATATAGATGCCTCAACTATAAATAGGAAATTAAATAAAAATAGAAAAAAATGA